In one window of Helianthus annuus cultivar XRQ/B chromosome 17, HanXRQr2.0-SUNRISE, whole genome shotgun sequence DNA:
- the LOC110923147 gene encoding uncharacterized protein LOC110923147, which yields MRIAGSNNTGKSKKKVSSKLGGILKEQKARLYIIRRCVVMLLCYHD from the coding sequence ATGAGGATCGCGGGGAGTAATAACACCGgaaaatcaaagaaaaaggtgTCAAGTAAACTTGGAGGAATCTTGAAGGAGCAAAAGGCAAGGCTTTACATTATCAGGAGATGTGTGGTGATGCTTCTTTGTTATCATGACTGA